Proteins from a genomic interval of Rhodothermales bacterium:
- the nusA gene encoding transcription termination/antitermination protein NusA → MQSSGLVSSFAEIAREKGIDRDVLQLIMEDVFRAMIRKRYGADDAFEIIINPDNGDIQILHIREVIPNMDLEDPVTQIEAKDAVDFDPDFEVGDEVASEVNITDFGRRAVMMARQTFSQRIRDIEKENVFFRYTDLVGEIVVGEVYQTRRREVLVIHDKVELILPREEQIYKDRYRKGDMLRAVIKEVRRDAGNNPQVIVSRAAPLFMERLFELEVPEIDEGIVEIKKIVREPGDRAKVAVVSHDERIDPVGACVGMKGSRIHAVVRELANENIDVLEYSEDPHRLITSALSPAHPISVSTNDELNPPRAKVVVNAEEVSKAIGRGGINIRLASMLAGYEIDVYREISADEEDVDMAEFADELTPETLQRLRDIGCDSAKAVLELSKEELMRRAVVDEELAVHILRVIRAEFADEEDEEEEDFAEITEITEITEKAETEEKAESKETEETDAKAEKEVKAEKAAKKEKAVKKEKAETEETEIEEEKSEV, encoded by the coding sequence ATGCAGAGTAGTGGTCTAGTATCATCTTTTGCCGAGATTGCAAGAGAGAAGGGGATTGATCGGGACGTGCTCCAGCTCATCATGGAGGATGTCTTTCGAGCAATGATCCGAAAGCGCTATGGCGCCGACGATGCGTTCGAGATCATCATCAATCCCGACAACGGCGACATCCAGATTCTCCACATTCGCGAAGTGATTCCCAACATGGATCTTGAGGATCCAGTGACGCAGATCGAAGCCAAAGACGCTGTGGACTTCGACCCCGACTTCGAGGTTGGCGACGAGGTAGCCAGCGAAGTCAACATCACTGACTTCGGCCGACGTGCCGTGATGATGGCCCGCCAAACGTTCAGTCAGCGGATCCGGGACATCGAGAAGGAGAATGTATTCTTCCGCTATACTGACCTCGTCGGCGAGATCGTTGTTGGTGAGGTGTATCAGACGCGCCGCCGCGAGGTGCTCGTAATACACGACAAGGTCGAGTTGATTCTGCCCCGCGAAGAACAAATCTACAAGGACAGGTATCGCAAGGGCGATATGCTGCGAGCGGTCATCAAGGAAGTGCGTCGGGACGCGGGCAATAATCCACAAGTCATAGTCAGCCGAGCGGCACCGTTGTTCATGGAACGCCTGTTCGAGCTTGAGGTCCCCGAAATTGATGAGGGGATAGTTGAGATCAAGAAGATCGTACGCGAGCCCGGTGATCGCGCCAAGGTCGCGGTCGTCAGCCACGACGAAAGAATCGACCCTGTCGGTGCCTGCGTCGGGATGAAAGGTTCTCGTATTCACGCCGTGGTCCGCGAGCTGGCGAACGAGAACATCGATGTTCTTGAGTATTCTGAAGATCCGCACCGTCTGATTACGAGTGCGCTTTCACCTGCTCATCCAATTTCCGTTTCGACGAACGATGAGTTGAATCCTCCTCGTGCGAAAGTCGTCGTCAATGCCGAAGAGGTAAGCAAAGCCATTGGCCGAGGTGGAATAAACATCCGACTCGCTTCCATGCTGGCCGGCTATGAGATTGATGTATACCGTGAAATCTCGGCTGACGAAGAAGATGTCGACATGGCTGAGTTCGCGGATGAACTGACTCCCGAGACTCTACAGCGTCTTCGGGATATCGGCTGTGATTCCGCCAAGGCTGTGTTGGAGCTGTCGAAGGAGGAGCTCATGCGGAGGGCAGTGGTGGACGAGGAACTTGCAGTCCACATTCTCAGGGTGATACGGGCAGAGTTTGCTGACGAAGAGGACGAAGAGGAGGAGGATTTTGCGGAGATAACCGAGATAACGGAGATAACGGAGAAGGCCGAGACGGAGGAGAAGGCGGAGTCGAAGGAAACGGAGGAGACGGACGCTAAGGCGGAGAAGGAAGTGAAGGCGGAGAAGGCGGCGAAGAAGGAGAAGGCGGTGAAGAAGGAGAAGGCCGAGACGGAGGAGACGGAGATTGAGGAGGAGAAGTCCGAGGTTTAA
- a CDS encoding ribosome maturation factor RimP, with the protein MAVSENITERITTIAEEVAREPLYVIEVSVRGQQGSHVVDIYVDSDEVLTIESLAKASREIGFLLETQDVIDGKYKLNVSSPGVDRPLTIPRQYAKNVGRKVVVRWREPGQKPSRGTIIHADDQGFEIELENRETKSIAYGDAKEVKILLPW; encoded by the coding sequence ATGGCGGTGTCGGAAAATATTACGGAACGCATTACAACGATCGCCGAAGAGGTGGCCCGGGAGCCACTGTACGTTATCGAAGTGTCGGTGCGAGGCCAGCAGGGCTCGCACGTCGTGGATATCTATGTCGATTCGGATGAGGTGCTGACGATCGAGAGCCTGGCCAAAGCCAGTCGCGAGATCGGATTTCTTCTTGAAACGCAGGACGTAATAGATGGGAAGTATAAGCTGAATGTTTCGTCACCTGGCGTTGATCGACCGTTGACGATACCGCGGCAGTACGCAAAGAACGTGGGTAGAAAGGTCGTCGTAAGATGGAGAGAACCGGGACAAAAACCTTCGCGGGGCACCATCATTCACGCCGACGACCAGGGGTTCGAAATCGAACTGGAGAACAGAGAAACAAAGAGCATCGCATATGGTGACGCGAAAGAGGTTAAGATTCTACTTCCGTGGTAG